One region of Demequina sp. TMPB413 genomic DNA includes:
- the hisG gene encoding ATP phosphoribosyltransferase, translating to MLRIAVPNKGSLSDPAVSLLVEAGYKQRRDPRELVLTDARNDVEFFFLRPRDVAVYVGSGTVQAGITGRDLLLDSGAAATEILELGFGGSTFRYAAPAGEISQISQLAGKRVATSYEHLVDTHLRSFGIEADVVRLDGAVESSVRLGVADAVADVVSTGTTLKAAGLEVFGEPLLKSEAILIRANSVPDADVAVLAARLRGVLMARQYVLVDYDVPADKLEDAIRITPGFEAPTVTPLHGSDWQAVRVMVPRTEMNQVMDALYAAGARAILTTELLAVRV from the coding sequence ATGCTTCGGATCGCCGTTCCCAACAAGGGCTCGTTGTCGGACCCAGCAGTGTCACTGCTGGTGGAAGCGGGCTACAAGCAGCGCCGTGACCCGCGCGAGCTGGTGCTCACCGACGCGCGAAACGATGTCGAGTTCTTCTTCCTGAGGCCAAGAGACGTCGCCGTGTACGTCGGTTCTGGGACCGTGCAAGCGGGCATTACCGGTCGAGACTTGCTGCTCGACAGCGGCGCTGCCGCGACCGAGATTCTCGAGCTCGGGTTCGGGGGCTCTACCTTCCGTTACGCCGCGCCTGCCGGAGAGATCTCCCAGATCTCTCAGCTCGCAGGGAAACGCGTGGCAACCTCATACGAACACTTGGTCGACACTCACCTGCGGTCCTTCGGAATTGAGGCCGACGTGGTCAGGCTCGACGGGGCAGTCGAGTCCTCCGTGCGGCTGGGAGTAGCCGACGCCGTTGCCGACGTCGTCTCGACGGGCACGACGCTCAAGGCGGCAGGTCTCGAAGTCTTCGGCGAGCCGCTCCTGAAGTCAGAGGCCATCCTGATTAGGGCGAATTCGGTACCCGACGCTGACGTTGCAGTTCTCGCAGCCCGCCTTCGCGGCGTACTCATGGCGCGCCAGTACGTGCTCGTTGACTACGACGTCCCGGCTGACAAGCTTGAGGACGCGATCCGCATTACGCCAGGATTTGAGGCGCCGACCGTGACGCCCTTGCACGGTTCCGATTGGCAAGCAGTGCGGGTGATGGTGCCGCGCACCGAGATGAATCAGGTGATGGATGCTCTGTACGCCGCTGGCGCACGCGCCATCCTCACTACAGAGTTGTTGGCGGTCAGGGTCTAA
- a CDS encoding YafY family protein: protein MAIDPAERLLNLIIALTHARVRMTRAQIRASVVGYEPADTRLSPEEARRREAAFERMFERDKEELRRMGIPLQTVVDPTHGDEIGYKIDASDAAMPGIDFSPAEAAALALAAEYWQGATLGPDAHQGLTKIASTSSAAPRTPLTLGARASSTSDATATIVEARARRMAVSFDYTSASTGLSKRTVQPWQIILRAGAEYLFAFDQDKGEPRTFRLGRIHGNVTMVGREGAYTIPQSLPEAAWGDTGVQHTAILGVRPEAGHAIRRRGEPRGTRDHWDLIEVHYRHADAIKDEVLALAGRARVMSPEPIASAVVEEAAAALLVAEGAGGIETSGGGDRG, encoded by the coding sequence ATGGCGATCGATCCGGCCGAGCGGCTGCTCAACCTGATCATCGCCCTGACGCACGCCAGGGTGCGCATGACGCGCGCCCAGATCCGTGCCTCGGTAGTGGGCTACGAGCCTGCCGACACGCGCCTATCGCCTGAAGAGGCTCGCCGTAGGGAAGCGGCCTTCGAGCGGATGTTCGAGCGCGACAAGGAAGAGCTACGACGAATGGGAATACCGCTCCAGACGGTGGTGGACCCCACTCACGGAGACGAGATCGGCTACAAGATCGACGCGTCCGACGCCGCAATGCCAGGCATCGACTTCTCCCCGGCGGAGGCCGCTGCGCTCGCCCTTGCCGCGGAGTACTGGCAAGGAGCCACCCTTGGTCCCGACGCTCACCAAGGGCTGACCAAGATTGCATCCACGTCCTCCGCGGCCCCCCGCACGCCGTTGACTCTGGGGGCGAGGGCCTCTTCGACCTCCGATGCGACTGCCACGATCGTCGAGGCCCGTGCGCGCAGGATGGCCGTCAGTTTTGACTACACGTCGGCAAGCACAGGACTGAGCAAGCGCACGGTGCAGCCCTGGCAGATCATCCTCCGCGCAGGCGCCGAGTACCTCTTTGCCTTTGACCAAGACAAGGGCGAACCGCGCACGTTCCGCCTGGGACGCATCCACGGCAATGTCACCATGGTGGGTAGAGAGGGCGCCTACACCATCCCACAGTCTCTGCCAGAGGCGGCTTGGGGGGACACCGGCGTGCAGCACACTGCCATTCTCGGCGTGCGTCCGGAGGCAGGACACGCCATCAGGCGCCGTGGCGAACCGCGTGGAACGCGCGACCACTGGGACCTGATCGAGGTGCACTACCGGCACGCTGACGCGATCAAGGACGAGGTTCTCGCGCTGGCTGGGCGCGCGCGAGTCATGTCCCCTGAGCCCATCGCGTCGGCGGTAGTGGAGGAAGCCGCTGCGGCGCTGCTCGTTGCCGAGGGTGCAGGTGGAATCGAGACCAGTGGGGGAGGGGATCGTGGCTGA